From a region of the Malania oleifera isolate guangnan ecotype guangnan chromosome 12, ASM2987363v1, whole genome shotgun sequence genome:
- the LOC131144447 gene encoding GDSL esterase/lipase At5g45950 — protein MERLMTMRLITYLMQLLAAGLLVPSPWETASAVDIPRLRQLAARNNVTSILVFGDSSVDPGNNNNLATTFKANFPPYGVDFFSGRPTGRFTNGRLVTDFVAEALGYANQIPGFLDRRAKKTDKLHGVSFASAASGYDDLTANLSNVVPVWKQLEYLREYKMEVGRMVGRKKAEEMTGNAVFVMSMGTNDFIQNYYSEPTHRPKQFSLEQYQHYLVSCMARDIKKMQWQGARRVAVVGVPPLGCMPLARTLRDETGCVESYNAVAFSFNSKVKNMLASLTHSLHIKTAFVDAYAIIQAAINKPHLYGFAETSKGCCGSGTIEFGEMCKDLTTCSNRSAYLFWDAVHPTEKMYKIIADEVLNSIAESLLL, from the exons ATGGAAAGGCTTATGACAATGAGGCTGATCACATATTTAATGCAGCTGTTGGCGGCGGGACTACTGGTGCCGTCGCCGTGGGAGACCGCCTCCGCCGTGGACATTCCCCGTCTGCGGCAACTGGCGGCTCGAAACAACGTGACATCCATACTGGTGTTCGGAGATTCAAGTGTGGATCCCGGCAACAACAACAATCTGGCCACCACCTTCAAAGCAAACTTTCCTCCATACGGCGTGGACTTTTTCAGTGGCCGCCCCACCGGCCGATTCACCAACGGCAGACTTGTCACTGACTTCGTcg CGGAGGCACTGGGTTATGCGAACCAAATTCCAGGATTTCTGGACAGGAGAGCAAAGAAGACAGACAAATTACATGGTGTAAGTTTTGCATCAGCAGCTTCTGGTTACGACGATCTCACTGCCAACCTCTCT AATGTGGTGCCTGTCTGGAAGCAGTTGGAGTATTTGAGGGAGTATAAGATGGAGGTGGGGAGGATGGTGGGAAGGAAGAAGGCAGAGGAGATGACAGGGAATGCAGTGTTTGTGATGAGTATGGGCACAAACGACTTCATACAGAACTACTACTCCGAACCAACTCACCGCCCCAAACAGTTCTCTCTGGAACAGTATCAGCATTACTTGGTTTCCTGCATGGCCCGTGACATTAAG AAAATGCAGTGGCAAGGGGCAAGAAGGGTGGCAGTGGTGGGGGTGCCGCCTTTGGGATGCATGCCACTTGCTAGAACTCTGCGAGACGAGACAGGATGCGTGGAGAGTTACAACGCCGTCGCATTCTCATTCAATTCCAAGGTCAAAAACATGCTGGCGAGCCTAACCCACTCGTTGCACATCAAAACCGCCTTTGTCGACGCTTACGCTATCATACAAGCTGCCATCAATAAACCCCACCTATATG GTTTTGCAGAGACTTCAAAGGGCTGTTGTGGGTCAGGAACGATAGAGTTTGGAGAGATGTGCAAGGACTTGACGACATGTTCCAATCGAAGTGCATATCTATTTTGGGATGCCGTTCACCCTACTGAAAAAATGTATAAGATCATTGCCGACGAGGTTCTTAATTCTATCGCCGAAAGTTTGTTGCTCTGA